A window of Novosphingobium terrae contains these coding sequences:
- a CDS encoding glycoside hydrolase family 88/105 protein, protein MALAASSIAATPLQAAAAQGPTSHEAQARATIDAAIRLAHWQVERLDNTSHVSQATSETANTRGWERAVFWIGMTALADHGGGPDIREDVLKMGTANGWTPGSRPYHADDLAITQSYLWAAGHGAGAPAIAPTRKGFDFILAHPARVSLAFYQGAKGGDVECLERWCWCDALFMAPPAMIELSRQTGDPRYAAFALKEFWATTDFLFDPAQHLYYRDSRFFERRDEQQRKLFWSRGNGWVFASMARIIPLLPKGSADDIRMRKLFVEMAGRLKELQKPDGYWAPSLLAPEQAPPETSGTAFFTYGMAWGISAGLLGKESYAPVAQKGWQALAQAIQPDGRLGWVQQVSDRPDKVEASDTQYYGVGAFLLAATEVSKLQRSGILN, encoded by the coding sequence ATGGCGCTGGCGGCATCGAGCATCGCGGCTACCCCGCTTCAGGCCGCCGCCGCCCAGGGGCCAACCAGCCATGAAGCACAAGCCCGCGCCACCATTGATGCTGCCATTCGCCTCGCCCACTGGCAGGTCGAGCGGTTGGACAACACCTCGCATGTTTCGCAGGCCACCAGCGAAACGGCCAACACGCGCGGCTGGGAGCGCGCCGTCTTCTGGATCGGCATGACTGCTCTGGCCGATCATGGCGGCGGGCCCGACATTCGCGAGGATGTGCTCAAGATGGGCACCGCCAATGGCTGGACGCCCGGCAGCCGCCCCTATCATGCCGACGATCTGGCCATCACCCAATCCTATCTCTGGGCGGCAGGCCATGGCGCGGGCGCCCCGGCGATCGCCCCGACGCGCAAGGGCTTCGACTTTATCCTCGCCCATCCGGCGCGCGTATCGCTGGCCTTTTATCAGGGGGCCAAGGGCGGCGATGTCGAATGTCTGGAGCGTTGGTGCTGGTGCGATGCGCTGTTTATGGCGCCGCCCGCAATGATCGAACTCTCCCGCCAGACGGGCGATCCGCGCTATGCGGCTTTCGCACTGAAGGAGTTCTGGGCCACCACCGATTTCCTCTTCGATCCCGCCCAGCATCTCTATTACCGCGACAGCCGCTTCTTTGAGCGCCGCGACGAACAGCAGCGCAAGCTGTTCTGGAGCCGGGGCAATGGCTGGGTCTTTGCCAGCATGGCGCGGATCATCCCGCTGCTGCCCAAAGGCAGCGCCGACGACATTCGGATGCGCAAGCTCTTTGTTGAGATGGCCGGGCGACTGAAGGAGCTGCAGAAGCCCGACGGCTATTGGGCGCCATCTTTGCTGGCACCCGAGCAGGCCCCGCCCGAAACCAGCGGCACCGCCTTTTTCACCTATGGCATGGCCTGGGGCATTTCAGCCGGGCTGCTCGGCAAGGAGAGCTACGCGCCTGTGGCGCAGAAAGGCTGGCAGGCGCTGGCTCAGGCGATCCAGCCCGATGGCAGGCTGGGCTGGGTGCAGCAGGTCAGCGACCGGCCCGACAAGGTCGAGGCCAGCGACACCCAATATTATGGCGTGGGAGCCTTTCTGCTCGCCGCCACCGAGGTGAGCAAGCTGCAGCGCAGCGGCATCCTCAATTAA
- a CDS encoding FadR/GntR family transcriptional regulator — protein sequence MTAAASSLSDTLYKKLEAQILAGKLAPGARLPSQKDVAETENVSRTVVREAVARLAAQGLVVSRQGSGVYVAETAQYKPFQVTRDELAELADVIKLLEMRLALETEMAGLAAARRTTADIGAIREALFAMESAFDDPMVAARADSDFHLAIARATQNHYYERLIEFLGVRLVPPRNMYLRDESEDAHRAYAAKVRAEHEDLVDAIIRMDVPRARDAARHHMQESLSRHSQLSAIALLRPGAQSGD from the coding sequence GTGACTGCCGCTGCCTCATCGCTGTCCGATACCCTTTACAAAAAGCTGGAAGCCCAGATTCTGGCCGGAAAGCTGGCGCCCGGCGCCCGCCTGCCGTCCCAGAAGGATGTGGCCGAAACCGAAAACGTCAGCCGCACCGTGGTGCGCGAGGCGGTGGCGCGGCTGGCGGCGCAGGGGCTGGTGGTGTCGCGTCAGGGATCGGGCGTCTATGTTGCCGAAACCGCGCAATATAAGCCGTTTCAGGTCACGCGCGATGAATTGGCCGAACTGGCGGATGTTATCAAGCTGCTGGAAATGCGACTCGCGCTGGAAACCGAAATGGCGGGCCTTGCTGCGGCTCGCCGTACCACGGCGGATATTGGAGCGATTCGTGAAGCGCTTTTCGCCATGGAAAGCGCTTTCGATGATCCCATGGTCGCGGCACGCGCCGACAGTGATTTTCATCTGGCCATCGCCCGTGCCACACAGAATCATTATTATGAGCGCCTGATCGAATTTCTGGGCGTCCGCCTCGTGCCGCCGCGCAACATGTATCTGCGTGATGAGAGCGAGGACGCCCATCGCGCCTATGCCGCCAAGGTCCGCGCCGAGCATGAGGATCTGGTCGATGCGATCATCCGCATGGATGTGCCCCGCGCCCGCGACGCGGCACGGCATCATATGCAGGAAAGCCTGAGCCGCCATTCCCAGCTCAGCGCCATTGCCCTGTTGCGGCCCGGTGCGCAATCGGGCGATTGA
- a CDS encoding glycoside hydrolase family 2 TIM barrel-domain containing protein, with translation MPALRKTAPLLLLALPLPALAADPVPPLQPQIDARRPDWENPAVFAIGKEPARATGFPFESRERALAGHRTKSDRFLLLSGDWRFAFSPDAEHLPKGFEQPAFDVSQWKSIKVPADWQAQGYDQPRYFNITYPFPANRPLIPHGMNTVGSYRRDVEIPAGWGASDVILHIGAAGSAYYVWVNGQKVGYSEDSKLPSEFNVGRFVHPGKNVVAIQVFRWSDGSYLEDQDFWRVSGIEREVFLMAAPKTRIRDSFVHAGLDETYTNGKLAVDLDVTAAKAPTSARIVLLDGGKPILESARTLPASDTERKVTIAETVPGVRPWSAETPNLYMLLTELYDAKGRIIQSTYTRIGFRNVAIRDGLVTVNGKPITIRGVNRHEHDPETFHVISLESMERDIQLMKRNNINAIRTSHYPNDPRLYELADRYGLYVMDEANIESHGYMDWANKHPGQRGDYQLGFDPAWEGAHVSRVMNMVERDKNHPSIIFWSLGNEAGIGPNFAHAAATARQRDPGRLISYLGWGTWDDQREHRPNDFADIYAPMYDSAAKLKDYAENWSYRQPVIQCEYAHMMGNSGGDLKDYWDVIYAHPGKLQGGFIWDWVDQSMFRHTKDGRFYWGMGGEYGPNPGEELEFGDGLTQSDRTPNPQLFELRKVYAPIQFEGFDPATQRLTVANHYDFATLQGLDLGWQIEEDGVIIQQGAIPPLATAAHGREDLALGLPAFTRKPGAEYLLNVTARARADTIPGVAAGSLVGWEQFPLAQGAPLAVSRAGGEVRLSQQGSDLVMRAAEAELAIDSKTGLVSHYAVKGRSILSGGAPNFYRGLTDNDVGTGVEKTHAVWKDASARRSVESIARHALPDGRAEITIRYRLGGEGGHFTSHYAMAGDGTVEVRGEFTPSRADLPDPLRVGLGFAMPFAFDMVEWYGRGPHETYQDRKTGAPIALWRGRIADQNHDYMRPQETGNKVDVRWMEVLQPGSGLRIEGAQPLSMNLLAFPYDDLSRREAGTRRSSDITPHDSVSLLVDAAQAGVGGDDQWSPMGRALPKYRIVSAPLTYSFTLRPIDGAGTTPDKARPASATGIAEVLP, from the coding sequence GTGCCAGCCTTGCGCAAGACCGCGCCTCTCTTGTTGCTTGCCCTCCCGCTTCCCGCTCTGGCCGCCGATCCGGTGCCGCCGCTCCAGCCCCAGATCGACGCCCGGCGGCCCGATTGGGAAAATCCGGCGGTCTTCGCGATCGGCAAGGAACCGGCCCGCGCCACCGGCTTCCCCTTTGAAAGCCGGGAACGAGCCCTTGCCGGGCACCGCACCAAATCCGATCGCTTTCTGCTGCTGAGCGGCGACTGGCGCTTTGCCTTCAGCCCCGATGCCGAGCACCTGCCCAAGGGTTTCGAACAGCCCGCTTTCGATGTCTCGCAATGGAAGAGCATCAAGGTGCCCGCCGATTGGCAGGCGCAGGGCTATGACCAGCCGCGCTATTTCAACATCACCTATCCCTTCCCGGCGAACCGCCCGCTGATCCCGCATGGCATGAACACGGTGGGCTCCTATCGCCGCGATGTGGAGATTCCGGCGGGCTGGGGTGCTTCGGATGTTATCCTGCATATCGGCGCGGCGGGCTCTGCCTATTACGTCTGGGTCAATGGGCAGAAGGTCGGCTATTCGGAGGATAGCAAGCTGCCGTCCGAATTCAACGTCGGCCGCTTCGTCCATCCCGGCAAGAATGTCGTCGCCATTCAGGTCTTCCGCTGGTCGGACGGGTCCTATCTGGAGGATCAGGATTTCTGGCGCGTCTCGGGCATCGAGCGCGAGGTGTTCCTGATGGCCGCCCCCAAAACGCGCATCCGCGACAGTTTCGTCCATGCCGGGCTGGATGAAACCTATACCAATGGCAAACTGGCCGTCGATCTGGATGTCACAGCCGCGAAAGCACCCACCAGCGCGCGCATCGTGCTGCTCGATGGCGGCAAGCCGATCCTTGAAAGCGCACGCACCCTGCCCGCCAGCGATACGGAGCGCAAAGTCACCATCGCGGAAACCGTGCCCGGTGTGCGCCCATGGTCGGCCGAAACGCCCAACCTCTATATGTTGCTGACGGAACTCTATGATGCCAAGGGGCGGATCATCCAGTCCACCTACACGCGCATCGGTTTTCGCAATGTGGCGATCCGCGATGGTCTGGTCACGGTCAATGGCAAGCCGATCACCATTCGCGGCGTCAACCGCCATGAGCATGATCCCGAAACCTTCCATGTGATCTCGCTGGAAAGCATGGAGCGCGACATCCAGCTGATGAAGCGCAACAACATCAACGCCATCCGCACCTCGCATTATCCCAATGATCCAAGGCTCTATGAGCTAGCCGACCGCTATGGCCTCTATGTCATGGATGAGGCGAATATCGAGAGCCACGGCTATATGGACTGGGCCAACAAGCATCCCGGTCAGCGTGGGGACTATCAGCTCGGTTTCGATCCGGCGTGGGAGGGGGCCCATGTCTCGCGCGTGATGAACATGGTCGAGCGGGACAAGAACCATCCCTCGATCATCTTCTGGTCGCTGGGCAATGAGGCGGGGATCGGGCCCAATTTTGCCCATGCCGCAGCGACGGCGCGGCAGCGCGATCCGGGGCGCCTGATCTCCTATCTGGGCTGGGGCACATGGGACGATCAGCGCGAACATCGCCCCAATGACTTCGCCGACATCTATGCCCCCATGTATGACAGCGCCGCCAAGCTGAAGGATTATGCCGAGAACTGGTCCTATCGCCAGCCGGTGATCCAATGCGAATATGCCCATATGATGGGCAATTCGGGCGGTGATCTGAAGGACTATTGGGATGTGATCTATGCTCACCCCGGCAAGCTGCAAGGCGGCTTTATCTGGGACTGGGTGGATCAGTCGATGTTTCGCCACACCAAAGACGGGCGCTTCTATTGGGGCATGGGCGGAGAGTATGGCCCCAACCCGGGCGAAGAGCTGGAATTTGGCGATGGGCTCACCCAATCGGACCGCACGCCGAACCCGCAATTGTTCGAATTGCGCAAGGTCTATGCCCCGATCCAGTTCGAGGGTTTCGATCCCGCGACACAGCGCCTGACTGTGGCCAACCATTATGATTTTGCCACATTGCAGGGGCTGGATCTGGGCTGGCAGATCGAGGAGGACGGTGTCATCATCCAGCAAGGCGCCATCCCGCCTCTGGCGACGGCAGCGCATGGCCGTGAAGATTTGGCGCTTGGCCTGCCCGCCTTCACCCGCAAGCCGGGCGCGGAATATCTGCTGAACGTCACCGCACGCGCCCGGGCTGACACGATCCCCGGCGTGGCGGCAGGCTCTCTGGTCGGCTGGGAACAGTTTCCGCTCGCCCAGGGCGCGCCGCTTGCGGTATCCCGGGCTGGCGGAGAGGTTCGCCTCTCTCAGCAAGGTAGCGATCTGGTGATGCGCGCCGCGGAGGCTGAACTGGCCATCGACAGCAAGACGGGTCTGGTCAGCCATTATGCGGTGAAGGGGCGCAGCATCCTGTCAGGCGGGGCGCCCAATTTCTATCGCGGCCTCACCGACAATGATGTCGGCACCGGCGTCGAAAAGACCCATGCCGTCTGGAAGGACGCCTCGGCCCGGCGCAGTGTGGAGAGCATCGCCCGCCACGCTCTGCCCGATGGCCGCGCCGAGATCACCATCCGCTACAGACTGGGCGGGGAAGGAGGCCATTTCACCAGCCATTACGCCATGGCCGGCGATGGCACGGTGGAGGTGCGCGGCGAGTTCACCCCCTCGCGGGCCGATCTGCCCGATCCGCTGCGGGTCGGCCTCGGCTTTGCCATGCCTTTCGCGTTCGATATGGTCGAATGGTATGGGCGGGGTCCGCATGAAACCTATCAAGACCGCAAGACGGGCGCCCCCATCGCCCTGTGGCGCGGCAGGATCGCCGATCAGAACCATGATTACATGCGCCCGCAGGAAACCGGCAACAAGGTCGATGTGCGCTGGATGGAGGTGCTGCAGCCCGGCTCCGGCCTGAGGATCGAGGGAGCGCAGCCGCTGTCGATGAATCTCCTGGCTTTTCCCTATGATGATCTCTCGCGCCGCGAAGCCGGCACGCGCCGCAGTTCCGATATCACCCCGCATGACAGCGTCTCGCTGCTGGTCGATGCGGCGCAGGCGGGCGTGGGCGGTGATGATCAATGGAGCCCGATGGGGCGCGCCTTGCCGAAATATCGCATCGTTTCGGCGCCGCTCACCTACAGCTTCACCCTCAGACCCATCGATGGTGCAGGCACCACGCCCGACAAGGCGCGGCCCGCCAGCGCAACCGGAATTGCGGAGGTTTTGCCATGA
- a CDS encoding MFS transporter — MTYKLMPATRSTAYRWKICALLFAATAINYIDRQMIGVLKPVLQHDLGWDERQYADIVFWFQTAYAIGFLIMGGLIDRIGARVGYAVAVGFWTLAHMAHGLVSGVVQFALARFALGLGESGNFPAGLKAVAEWFPQRERALAVGIFNAGANVGAIVTPLIVPAITLAYGWRAAFVATGALSLLWVVAWVAIYRRPGETAQVTQGELDQLRGDASPVAVRTPWAQLFTRRQTWAYAVPKFLTDPIWWMFLFWLPDFLSKRYGLDLKSFGPALIAIYLMSDGGSVLGGWCSSRLIRAGFTPNRARKLVMLGCAFAVLPIITVQHVDTLWTAVLLIGLATAGHQAFSANLLTLPSDLVPRSAVGSVVGIGGTAGAIGGMLIAKFVGYVLDATGSYGPIFLVAGSAYFVALLALHLISPRLEPLAGFPSPL, encoded by the coding sequence ATGACATACAAGCTGATGCCGGCCACGCGCAGCACCGCCTATCGCTGGAAGATCTGCGCCCTGCTCTTCGCGGCGACGGCGATCAATTACATCGACCGCCAGATGATCGGCGTGCTCAAGCCGGTGCTTCAGCACGATCTGGGCTGGGACGAGCGGCAATATGCCGACATCGTCTTCTGGTTCCAGACCGCATATGCCATCGGCTTCCTGATCATGGGCGGGCTGATCGACCGGATCGGGGCGCGTGTCGGCTATGCCGTGGCGGTCGGCTTCTGGACGCTGGCGCATATGGCGCATGGGCTGGTGAGCGGCGTGGTGCAATTCGCCCTCGCCCGTTTCGCGCTGGGGCTGGGGGAGAGCGGCAATTTCCCCGCCGGGCTCAAGGCGGTGGCCGAATGGTTTCCCCAGCGTGAGCGCGCTCTGGCCGTGGGCATCTTCAACGCCGGGGCCAATGTCGGCGCCATCGTCACCCCACTGATCGTGCCCGCGATCACGCTGGCCTATGGCTGGCGTGCGGCCTTTGTCGCCACCGGGGCGCTGAGCCTGCTGTGGGTGGTGGCATGGGTGGCGATCTATCGCCGTCCCGGGGAAACGGCGCAAGTCACGCAGGGCGAACTCGATCAGCTCCGTGGCGATGCCTCCCCGGTTGCGGTGCGCACGCCTTGGGCTCAACTCTTCACGCGCCGCCAGACCTGGGCCTATGCCGTGCCCAAATTCCTGACCGATCCGATCTGGTGGATGTTCCTGTTCTGGCTGCCCGATTTCCTGAGCAAGCGCTACGGCCTCGATCTCAAGAGCTTCGGCCCGGCGCTGATCGCCATCTATCTGATGTCGGATGGCGGCAGCGTGCTGGGCGGCTGGTGCTCATCACGGCTGATCAGGGCCGGTTTCACCCCCAATCGCGCGCGCAAGCTGGTGATGCTGGGCTGCGCCTTTGCGGTGCTGCCGATCATCACCGTGCAGCATGTCGATACGCTATGGACCGCCGTGCTGCTGATCGGGCTGGCCACAGCCGGCCATCAGGCCTTCTCCGCCAATCTGCTGACGCTGCCCTCCGATCTCGTCCCACGCTCTGCGGTGGGATCGGTGGTGGGGATCGGCGGCACGGCAGGCGCGATCGGCGGCATGCTGATCGCCAAATTCGTGGGCTATGTGCTTGATGCAACCGGCAGTTACGGCCCGATCTTTCTGGTCGCCGGATCGGCCTATTTCGTGGCGCTGCTGGCGCTTCATCTGATCAGTCCCCGGCTTGAGCCGTTGGCCGGCTTCCCTTCCCCCCTATGA